One window of the Anopheles cruzii chromosome 2, idAnoCruzAS_RS32_06, whole genome shotgun sequence genome contains the following:
- the LOC128278271 gene encoding uncharacterized protein LOC128278271 isoform X1 → MNGYTDLPTTMENSRNCLRRIARHDDQEFSNQSILNAMEKFVRNVNTMDETILVPCRLMDRKVGDATDTLPVTPKAQHCGAHHGKKSNRASIREVLNTSDLFQLYNTLKLVKVDLLWGRQDAEDSVDESAVMGCSTTASSKVHDKGTTNASNASLLAREGSPVGNEKTVDSSITGTQPPAGGGTPKGHARRPSTVSVASSNSASTLSDSDSEASAENDSGIESEGNQEQDRSTELAKQFRTHLLGLYRSLEQMSEAANYLTTRYQSDVGPV, encoded by the exons GAATTGTTTGCGACGGATCGCGCGCCACGATGATCAGGAGTTCTCGAACCAAAGTATATTGAACGCCATGGAAAAATTCGTCAGGAATGTTAACACCATGGACGAAACGATACTGGTGCCCTGCCGGTTGATGGATCGAAAG GTCGGGGATGCTACGGACACACTACCGGTTACGCCGAAAGCACAGCACTGTGGCGCTCACCATGGCAAAAAGTCAAACCGTGCCTCGATCCGGGAAGTGCTCAACACTTCCGATCTCTTCCAGCTGTACAACACGCTGAAGCTGGTAAAGGTGGATCTGCTGTGGGGCCGCCAAGACGCGGAAGACAGCGTCGACGAGTCGGCCGTCATGGGCTGCAGCACGACCGCATCGTCGAAAGTACACGACAAAGGTACCACGAATGCCAGCAATGCGAGCCTGCTTGCCAGGGAAGGGTCACCGGTGGGAAACGAAAAGACGGTCGACAGTAGCATCACCGGAACacagccaccggccggtggtggtacgCCAAAGGGACATGCTCGCCGACCGAGCACCGTCTCGGTGGCGTCGTCCAACTCGGCGAGCACACTGAGCGATTCCGACAGCGAAGCATCGGCCGAGAACGATTCCGGCATCGAATCGGAGGGTAATCAGGAGCAGGACCGGAGTACCGAGTTGGCCAAGCAGTTTCGCACCCATCTGCTCGGCCTGTACCGGTCGCTCGAACAGATGAGTGAAGCGGCCAACTATTTGACCACTCGGTACCAGAGTGACGTCGGCCCGGTCTAG
- the LOC128278271 gene encoding uncharacterized protein LOC128278271 isoform X2 has protein sequence MNGYTDLPTTMENSRNCLRRIARHDDQEFSNQSILNAMEKFVRNVNTMDETILVPCRLMDRKVGDATDTLPVTPKAQHCGAHHGKKSNRASIREVLNTSDLFQLYNTLKLVKVDLLWGRQDAEDSVDESAVMGCSTTASSKVHDKGTTNASNASLLAREGSPPPAGGGTPKGHARRPSTVSVASSNSASTLSDSDSEASAENDSGIESEGNQEQDRSTELAKQFRTHLLGLYRSLEQMSEAANYLTTRYQSDVGPV, from the exons GAATTGTTTGCGACGGATCGCGCGCCACGATGATCAGGAGTTCTCGAACCAAAGTATATTGAACGCCATGGAAAAATTCGTCAGGAATGTTAACACCATGGACGAAACGATACTGGTGCCCTGCCGGTTGATGGATCGAAAG GTCGGGGATGCTACGGACACACTACCGGTTACGCCGAAAGCACAGCACTGTGGCGCTCACCATGGCAAAAAGTCAAACCGTGCCTCGATCCGGGAAGTGCTCAACACTTCCGATCTCTTCCAGCTGTACAACACGCTGAAGCTGGTAAAGGTGGATCTGCTGTGGGGCCGCCAAGACGCGGAAGACAGCGTCGACGAGTCGGCCGTCATGGGCTGCAGCACGACCGCATCGTCGAAAGTACACGACAAAGGTACCACGAATGCCAGCAATGCGAGCCTGCTTGCCAGGGAAGGGTCACCG ccaccggccggtggtggtacgCCAAAGGGACATGCTCGCCGACCGAGCACCGTCTCGGTGGCGTCGTCCAACTCGGCGAGCACACTGAGCGATTCCGACAGCGAAGCATCGGCCGAGAACGATTCCGGCATCGAATCGGAGGGTAATCAGGAGCAGGACCGGAGTACCGAGTTGGCCAAGCAGTTTCGCACCCATCTGCTCGGCCTGTACCGGTCGCTCGAACAGATGAGTGAAGCGGCCAACTATTTGACCACTCGGTACCAGAGTGACGTCGGCCCGGTCTAG